A stretch of the Comamonas testosteroni TK102 genome encodes the following:
- a CDS encoding prepilin-type N-terminal cleavage/methylation domain-containing protein → MQNMINITRRTRKSIRCKNNEGGFTFIELMIVAAIIAILAVLAVPVLQGLYREYRAPYFARDLARAVNTLQGAANTVATATPYTGVTTATLASALKDTAFSVSGAAATHSIQATGLAPQAVAVTGTPGANLVITVSKVHEKACMPMLTQMVRVAESIKVGTTPVKVAGAQPAIATLQSACAVPAGADIEYTIQ, encoded by the coding sequence ATGCAAAACATGATCAATATCACTCGTCGCACACGCAAATCGATTCGATGCAAGAACAATGAAGGCGGCTTCACGTTTATCGAACTGATGATTGTTGCGGCGATCATCGCGATCCTCGCAGTGCTTGCTGTACCAGTGCTGCAGGGCCTCTACCGCGAGTACCGCGCGCCCTACTTTGCGCGCGACTTGGCCAGGGCAGTCAACACGCTGCAAGGAGCTGCGAACACCGTGGCCACTGCGACGCCGTACACCGGCGTCACAACTGCAACACTGGCCAGCGCGCTGAAGGACACCGCATTCAGCGTCTCCGGCGCAGCGGCCACCCATTCGATCCAAGCGACCGGCCTGGCCCCTCAAGCAGTTGCCGTGACGGGCACGCCTGGCGCGAACCTCGTCATCACAGTCTCAAAGGTCCACGAAAAGGCCTGTATGCCCATGCTGACCCAGATGGTCCGAGTCGCTGAAAGCATCAAGGTGGGCACAACCCCAGTAAAGGTCGCTGGTGCGCAGCCTGCAATTGCGACGCTGCAAAGCGCCTGCGCGGTTCCCGCAGGCGCCGACATTGAATACACCATCCAATAA